The genomic window GAGCAAGCACCGCACCCGCGAAAAAGAAGCGCTGCGCCGCGCCGGAGCTGCAACTGCGCCGTTTGTCAGCATCGAATCGGAGAGTGATCTGGAAGGTGCGCTGGAAAAAGTCGGCGGGCGCGGCGTTCTCAAGACCTCCGAACTCGGTTATGACGGCAAAGGGCAAGTTCGGGTGTCAACGGCCGCCGAGCTACTTCCGGCGTGGAATGCGCTGGGCCGCCGCGCCTGCGTGCTGGAAGGCTGGGTGGAGTTCGCCCGCGAGGTCAGTCTGGGGGTGGCCCGCAACGCGCAGGGCCAGCTCGCTTACGGCGGCCTGATTGAAAATATCCACGTAAGTGGTGTTCTGCGCCGCAGCTTGTATTTGCCTGGCGACACTGCCAGGGCCGCTCCCGAGCCGCAAGCCCGCCGCTTGGCCCGCTCGGTGGCTGAGAATTGGGAACTCGAAGGCCTGCTGACCCTCGAATTCTTTGAACTGCCCAGCGGAAAACTGATCGTCAACGAGGTCGCGCCCCGTGTTCACAACAGCGGTCACCTGACCCAAGACGGCGGCGGCCTCAGCCAGTTTGAAGCGCAGGTGCGGGCGGCCCTCAACTGGCCGCTGCAAGACTTTGCCCCTAAGCTGCCCTGCGTAATGGTCAACATTCTGGGCTGGCCTGAAGGTCAGGAACCCGATTGGCAGGCGATTCTGAAACTGGAAGGCACGAGGCTGCATCTCTACGGCAAAGCCCACCAACCCGGACGCAAGCTCGGCCACGTCAATCTGGTGGCGCGGGAGCCGGCAGAGTTGCTGGAGAAGCTAGCGGTGTTGGAGACGCTGATTCCGCAGTAGGGTCGGTCGGGAGTGAGGCAACCAAAAAAGGGGAGAAGCCGCGCTTGGCTCCTCCCACTTTTTGAGTTCAGCGATCAATTACTCGCTCTTGGTGTCCTCGCCCTGCTCGCCTTCTGTGGCGGCTTCGGCTTGTGGCGCTTCGGTTTGGGCTTCTTCTGACGGCGCGGCGTCGCTCTCTGCTTCAACAGGCGCAATTTCAGCAGGAGCAGCAGCCTCCACTTCCGGTGCGGCGTCCGCTTCTAGCGCCTT from Deinococcus detaillensis includes these protein-coding regions:
- the purK gene encoding 5-(carboxyamino)imidazole ribonucleotide synthase, producing the protein MNPPPSATLGILGGGQLAQMLALAAVPLGVRVVVLEPDPLAPAQVCAEHLLAPYNDPAGLARLAECDAVTLEFENVSVEALSWLAGRVPLRPAGELLHLSKHRTREKEALRRAGAATAPFVSIESESDLEGALEKVGGRGVLKTSELGYDGKGQVRVSTAAELLPAWNALGRRACVLEGWVEFAREVSLGVARNAQGQLAYGGLIENIHVSGVLRRSLYLPGDTARAAPEPQARRLARSVAENWELEGLLTLEFFELPSGKLIVNEVAPRVHNSGHLTQDGGGLSQFEAQVRAALNWPLQDFAPKLPCVMVNILGWPEGQEPDWQAILKLEGTRLHLYGKAHQPGRKLGHVNLVAREPAELLEKLAVLETLIPQ